TGGCCTCGGTGAGCACCGCGCTGGTGACCAGGTGTGCACCGGCGCCGAGCAGCGACCCGACCGCCGACAGCAGCACGACGGTCGGCACGAGCAGGGCCAGTCCGCGGACCAGCTGCGGCCGGTCGGCCAGCACCCGGGCCAGCGCCAGGAACACCGGCAGCGCCAGGGCGGCGCGGCCCGACGTCGAGGGCACCATGAAGGTGGTGGCCACCAGGGCGAGGGTGGTGAGCTGGAACAGCGTGCGCGGCGTGCGGGCCCGGGCCAGCAGCCAGCCGGCGGCCCGGTCGGCCAGCCCGGAGCCGGCGACGGCCACCCCGACCACGAAGGCCGCGACCAGCAGCCAGACCACGTCGGAACCCAGCGTGCCGAAGAGCTCCTCGACCGGGAGCACCCCGGTCACCGCGAGCACCAGGGCCGCGGCCAGCGCGACGGCGGTGTCGTCGAGGTCGGTGGCCACCCAGGCCCAGGTGGCGACGGCGAAGACCGCCAGCGTCAGTCCCCCGGCCGGGTCCAGCCCCCCGACCAGGACGGCGCAGAGCACGGCGAGCAGCACCCCGGCCAGCAGGGCCAGTCCGGCCAGCCGGCCACGGCTCGCGCCGGCCACCGCGTCCCGCACCCGCTCACGCGCGGCCACCCGGAGCCGGTCGCGCCGGCCGGGCGCGGTGGGCAGCGGCCGGGTGACGTCGTCGCGCTGGAGCGTCGGGGAGGTGGGCACGGGATGAACCGTGGTCGTCGTCCCGGTGACCGGCGTGAGACGACGGTGGCAGACCTCTCATGACGCACGCGAGGCCCGCCCCCGGGTGGGGACGGGCCTCGAGCGGTGTCTCTGCGGTGGGGTCAGCGGCGGGCGTCGACCGGCTCGTGCCGCCCGCCCTGGTCCAGCTCGGTGCCGGTGAAGACGGTGACCCGCACCGGCTCCTCGGGGGCGTCCGGACCGGCCACGGCGTGCCGGCCGGCCAGCTGGTCGTCCACCGCGGCCGTGCTGTCGGCCGGGGTCGCGCCGGCCTGCTCGCCGGCCACCCGCTCGTCGCCGCTCTCGGTGCGCAGGGCCACCTCGTGGATGAAGACCACGGCCGCCACCGTGATCACCGACAGGAGCGCGGCGATCAGGAAGATCCGGCCGGTGGCGTCGCCGTAGGAGACCCGGATGAGGTCCTGGATCTCGGGCGGGGCGGTGGTCAGCGTCGCGAGGCCGATGTCGCCGGACCCCGCCTGGCCGGCCGCGCCGGCCGGGAGGCCGTCGGTGATCAGGCTGGCGACCCGGGCGCTGAGCACCGCACCCAGCACCGAGACGCCGATCGTGCCGCCGAGGCTGCGGAAGAACGCGACCGCGGAGCTGGCCGCCCCGAGGTCGGTGGCCGCCACGGTGTTCTGCACGGCCAGCACCAGGTTCTGCATCGTCATGCCGATGCCCAGGCCGAGGACGGCGAGGAAGACGCCGAGCACGACCATGTTCGTGGTGTGGTCGATGGTGGCGAGCAGGCCGAAGCCGGTGGCCACCAGGACCGAGCCGCTGACCAGGTAGGCCTTCCACTTCCCGTAGCGGGAGATCAGGATCCCGGACGCGGTGGAGGAGACCAGCAGGCCGCCGACCATCGGGATGGTGAGCAGGCCGGCCGCCGTCGGCGAGTAGCCGCGGGAGATCTGCAGGTACTGGCCGAGGAAGACCGTCGAGCCGAAGAGCGCGACACCGACGGCGACGCTGGCGATGATCGCCAGGCTGGTCGTGCGGTCCCTGAACAGCCGCAGCGGGACGATGGGCTCCTTGGCCCGCATCTCGGTGACGATGAACGCGGCCACGGCGAGCAGGCCGCCACCGACCATCAGCAGCGTCTCGACCGACATCCAGGCGAACGTGTCGCCGGCCAGGGTGACCCAGATGAGCAGCGAGGAGACACCCGCGGTGAGGAAGGCCGCACCCAGGTAGTCGATCGACACGTCGCGCTTGATCGTGGGCAGGTGCAGCGTGCGCTGCAGCAGCACCAGGGCCACGACGGCGAAGGGGACGCCGACGAAGAAGCACCAGCGCCAGCCCAACCAGCTCGTGTCGACCAGCAGGCCACCGATGAGCGGGCCGCCGACGGTCGCCACGGCCATCACGCCACCCAGCAGGCCGGAGTACCGACCACGCTCCCGGGGGCTGATCATGGCCGCCATCGCGATCTGCACCAGCGCCTGCAGGCCACCCAGGCCCAGGCCCTGCAGCACCCGCCAGCCGATCAGCGTGGGCACCGACTGGGCGAGCCCGGCCAGCATCGAGCCGACCACGAAGACCACGATCGCGATCTGGATGAGCAGCTTCTTGCTCATCAGGTCGGCGAGCTTGCCCCAGATCGGGGTGGACGCGGTGCTGGCCAGCAGGGTGGCGGTGACCACCCAGGTGTACTGGCTCTGACTGCC
This sequence is a window from Geodermatophilaceae bacterium NBWT11. Protein-coding genes within it:
- a CDS encoding MFS transporter, with translation MTHRQILEALSGLLLALFVAFLSSTVVSNALPTIITDLRGSQSQYTWVVTATLLASTASTPIWGKLADLMSKKLLIQIAIVVFVVGSMLAGLAQSVPTLIGWRVLQGLGLGGLQALVQIAMAAMISPRERGRYSGLLGGVMAVATVGGPLIGGLLVDTSWLGWRWCFFVGVPFAVVALVLLQRTLHLPTIKRDVSIDYLGAAFLTAGVSSLLIWVTLAGDTFAWMSVETLLMVGGGLLAVAAFIVTEMRAKEPIVPLRLFRDRTTSLAIIASVAVGVALFGSTVFLGQYLQISRGYSPTAAGLLTIPMVGGLLVSSTASGILISRYGKWKAYLVSGSVLVATGFGLLATIDHTTNMVVLGVFLAVLGLGIGMTMQNLVLAVQNTVAATDLGAASSAVAFFRSLGGTIGVSVLGAVLSARVASLITDGLPAGAAGQAGSGDIGLATLTTAPPEIQDLIRVSYGDATGRIFLIAALLSVITVAAVVFIHEVALRTESGDERVAGEQAGATPADSTAAVDDQLAGRHAVAGPDAPEEPVRVTVFTGTELDQGGRHEPVDARR